A section of the Sedimentisphaera cyanobacteriorum genome encodes:
- a CDS encoding glycosyltransferase family protein has product MARILYGVAGEGFGHSSRAHITGKMLIESGHEVLFAASNKSLEYLNRYFPGRVCKIHGLTFHYENSTVNLPKTFFSNFSQLPEMLEINNKTFNGAVKDFAPDVVITDFDPFTSNWACKNEVPCISIDHEHLMCKFEFDRPETGWFERLMSDTVTKIYLKDISAYIVLNFFNAHPLADNAHLAPPVIRDEAAKHKPTSEDDHVICYATTESCLDDFYRVFKKFPQQKFLLYGFGIEGVEGNCIFRQRNTEEFLRDLASCRGVIASGGFSLISECLHFKKRMLVKPIHNQVEQMINAYHIDRMGAGAYVDKIDENVLDNYLEWLKETPSFGHKDMLRPNNDAYFSILAGVLADVTGGKARLPKYERSVEL; this is encoded by the coding sequence ATGGCCAGAATACTATATGGAGTGGCCGGTGAAGGCTTCGGCCACAGCAGCAGAGCACATATCACAGGCAAGATGCTCATAGAATCAGGGCATGAGGTTCTGTTTGCAGCTTCCAACAAATCTCTGGAATACCTTAACAGGTATTTCCCCGGGAGGGTATGCAAAATTCACGGCCTAACATTCCACTACGAAAATTCTACCGTGAATCTTCCCAAGACCTTCTTCTCGAATTTCTCTCAGCTTCCCGAAATGCTTGAAATTAACAATAAAACGTTCAACGGAGCGGTAAAAGATTTTGCTCCGGATGTAGTAATAACAGATTTCGACCCTTTCACCTCCAACTGGGCCTGCAAAAACGAGGTGCCCTGCATAAGCATAGACCACGAACATCTGATGTGCAAATTTGAATTCGACCGTCCTGAAACAGGCTGGTTCGAGAGGCTTATGAGCGATACTGTAACGAAAATCTATCTAAAGGACATATCGGCGTATATAGTTTTGAACTTCTTTAATGCCCATCCGCTTGCAGATAACGCCCATCTCGCTCCGCCTGTGATACGGGATGAGGCAGCAAAGCACAAGCCCACCAGCGAGGACGACCACGTAATATGTTATGCAACTACAGAGAGCTGTCTTGATGATTTCTACAGGGTTTTCAAGAAATTCCCGCAGCAGAAGTTCCTCCTTTACGGATTTGGAATTGAAGGGGTAGAAGGGAACTGCATATTCAGGCAGCGAAACACCGAAGAATTCCTCAGAGACCTTGCAAGCTGCAGGGGCGTAATCGCCTCGGGCGGTTTCTCGCTTATAAGCGAATGCCTGCATTTCAAAAAGAGGATGCTGGTTAAGCCGATTCATAATCAGGTTGAACAGATGATAAACGCCTACCACATCGACAGAATGGGGGCAGGGGCGTATGTGGATAAGATTGACGAAAATGTATTGGACAACTACCTTGAATGGCTCAAGGAAACGCCTTCATTCGGGCATAAGGATATGCTCCGCCCGAACAACGACGCATATTTCAGCATTCTGGCCGGCGTGCTGGCCGATGTTACAGGCGGAAAGGCAAGGTTGCCAAAATACGAAAGAAGTGTTGAGCTCTAA
- a CDS encoding acyl-CoA dehydrogenase family protein has translation MGNFFTDNDDLRFVLNNMDLRGLSSLTEQGYKFADKFDYAPASAEEAIQNYNMVMESLGQLCSDFIAPRSEEMDRQGNTLTEDGRVERPEAMDEILDKLAKADVMGMTLPYRFGGLNFPTTILSVANEMISRADASLMNIFGLQGIAETINSFASEEIKQEYLHDLAAGRKTGAMVLTEPDAGSDLQVCKVKAFQDSSGQWYLHGVKRFITNGCGEVLLVMARSEHDRKDGLGLSLFVCHSGPTVKIRRIEDKMGIHASPTCEIYFDNTPCKLIGETRRGLVTYVMALMNGARIGISAQSVGIGEAAYRVARDYAASREQFGGPIEHLPAVRDMVVEMKIDVEESRALLYETCRVVDMEIGLTRITESDDFSKEEQKDAKKQLRMIKRYAAMLTPMSKYLSTEMSNKVAYDSIQVLAGSGFMRDYPTEQYYRDARITTIYEGTTQLQIVACVRGVCNGTAQKYIEELADFQFDPELQEMLDILKQNRETMDECIKHIKQQSMEYMDLYGRRIVDIAIKIICGYLFCRQASGAADMEIPTAKEGETVSMKKRKAVIAKRYINRNAAVIKALAEQILQGDKSTFEDYEEIAGPVPELV, from the coding sequence ATGGGCAACTTTTTTACAGATAACGACGACCTTCGCTTTGTATTAAACAATATGGATCTGAGAGGTTTATCCAGCCTCACAGAGCAGGGGTATAAATTCGCAGACAAATTCGATTATGCCCCGGCCAGCGCCGAGGAGGCAATCCAGAACTACAATATGGTAATGGAATCTCTCGGGCAGCTCTGTTCAGATTTTATTGCTCCAAGAAGCGAAGAGATGGACAGACAGGGCAACACTCTCACTGAAGACGGAAGGGTGGAGAGGCCTGAAGCGATGGATGAAATACTCGATAAACTCGCCAAGGCGGATGTGATGGGGATGACCCTGCCTTACCGTTTCGGCGGGCTGAATTTCCCAACTACGATTCTCTCGGTTGCAAACGAGATGATATCTCGAGCTGATGCCTCGCTGATGAATATTTTCGGGCTCCAGGGCATTGCCGAAACTATAAACTCATTCGCCTCTGAAGAGATTAAGCAGGAATACCTGCACGACCTTGCAGCAGGCAGAAAAACCGGAGCAATGGTTCTGACAGAGCCTGATGCCGGCTCAGACTTGCAGGTTTGCAAGGTGAAGGCGTTTCAGGATTCCAGCGGGCAGTGGTATCTTCACGGTGTGAAGCGGTTTATTACCAACGGCTGCGGCGAGGTTCTTCTTGTAATGGCAAGGAGCGAGCACGACCGCAAAGACGGCCTTGGCCTGAGCCTCTTCGTCTGCCACAGCGGGCCTACCGTTAAAATCCGCAGGATAGAGGATAAGATGGGCATCCATGCCTCGCCAACCTGCGAGATATACTTCGACAACACCCCGTGCAAGCTTATAGGGGAAACCCGCCGGGGACTTGTAACTTACGTAATGGCTCTTATGAACGGAGCCAGGATCGGGATTTCCGCTCAGTCTGTTGGGATAGGCGAAGCGGCTTACCGCGTTGCCAGAGATTATGCAGCGAGCAGAGAGCAGTTCGGCGGGCCTATCGAACACCTTCCGGCAGTTCGGGATATGGTTGTCGAGATGAAGATAGACGTGGAAGAGAGCAGGGCTCTGCTCTATGAAACCTGCCGCGTGGTGGATATGGAAATCGGGCTCACCAGAATAACCGAGAGCGATGATTTCAGCAAAGAAGAGCAGAAAGATGCCAAAAAGCAGCTGCGTATGATAAAACGCTACGCTGCTATGCTTACGCCTATGAGCAAGTATCTCTCAACAGAGATGTCAAACAAGGTGGCATACGATTCGATTCAGGTTCTTGCGGGCTCGGGCTTTATGCGGGACTATCCCACCGAGCAGTACTACCGCGATGCGAGAATCACAACGATATACGAAGGTACTACGCAGCTTCAGATTGTGGCCTGCGTTCGCGGCGTTTGCAACGGAACTGCCCAGAAATATATCGAAGAGCTTGCAGACTTCCAGTTCGACCCCGAGCTTCAAGAAATGCTTGATATCCTCAAGCAGAACAGGGAAACGATGGATGAATGTATAAAGCATATAAAGCAGCAGAGCATGGAATATATGGACCTTTACGGACGCAGGATCGTGGATATAGCGATTAAGATTATCTGCGGGTATCTGTTCTGCCGTCAGGCGAGCGGTGCGGCCGATATGGAGATTCCTACCGCCAAAGAGGGCGAAACTGTAAGTATGAAAAAACGCAAGGCAGTTATTGCAAAAAGATATATAAACAGGAATGCAGCAGTGATCAAGGCTCTTGCTGAGCAGATCCTTCAGGGTGATAAGTCCACCTTCGAAGATTACGAAGAAATTGCAGGCCCTGTGCCTGAGCTCGTATGA
- a CDS encoding inositol monophosphatase family protein, translating into MYSKDVKIAKKAATLAGDKALSELANIKTSFKNGSEVVTQADPLCQQIIIDEIKKHCPEDGIVAEEGEKGKVLVLPPQGSQRWWIIDPIDGTNNYSKKIMLFSVSIALFEDSMPVAGVVYCPGSGEMFEASLNGGMFLNGIRSFCSEDQIKPQSMVAIDSAWPNGIPEGIIELCKSCKLRNFGSTALHLAYVASGSMNACIVNKNRIWDFAAGAMLIQEAGGKITYQDGTDITPLNPQAASEKNFELTASNNVVHNIVLDALIS; encoded by the coding sequence GTGTATTCTAAAGACGTAAAAATCGCCAAAAAAGCAGCGACGCTTGCAGGGGACAAGGCCTTGAGCGAGCTTGCAAATATCAAAACGAGCTTCAAAAACGGCAGTGAAGTTGTAACGCAGGCAGACCCGCTCTGCCAGCAGATTATTATTGATGAGATAAAAAAACACTGCCCTGAAGACGGTATTGTAGCTGAAGAAGGCGAAAAGGGAAAAGTTCTTGTTTTGCCTCCGCAAGGCTCGCAGAGATGGTGGATAATCGACCCTATAGACGGGACGAATAATTACAGCAAAAAGATTATGCTTTTCAGTGTCTCAATTGCTCTTTTTGAAGACAGCATGCCGGTGGCGGGAGTGGTTTACTGCCCTGGCAGCGGCGAGATGTTTGAGGCAAGCCTAAACGGCGGGATGTTCCTTAACGGAATCAGAAGTTTCTGCAGCGAAGATCAAATCAAGCCTCAGTCTATGGTTGCTATTGACAGCGCTTGGCCGAATGGCATACCAGAAGGGATTATCGAGCTCTGCAAAAGCTGCAAACTCCGAAATTTCGGCTCAACAGCGCTACACCTTGCTTACGTGGCTTCGGGGTCTATGAATGCATGCATCGTAAACAAAAACAGAATATGGGATTTCGCCGCAGGGGCAATGCTGATTCAGGAAGCAGGAGGGAAAATCACCTATCAGGACGGAACAGATATAACACCTCTCAATCCTCAGGCCGCTTCGGAAAAGAATTTCGAACTTACAGCCTCAAATAATGTAGTACATAACATAGTATTAGATGCTTTAATAAGTTAA
- a CDS encoding electron transfer flavoprotein subunit alpha/FixB family protein: MIEVNRQGEVWVFAEQHLGKVEDIAFELLGRARELADKLGVKVGAVIAGDSIKSVCEELIQYGADKVYTVENNLLEHYQTNSYTKVLCALIEKHKPQIVLYGASPVGRDLAPRVASKMKAGLTADCTDLQIGNHEIKKTGEKHENLLLQIRPAFGGNIIATIINYDRWPQMATVREGVMPMPEPDSKRKGEVIDESVSLSAEDLPIEIIEEVRREKSVNLKASRIIVAGGAGVGSKENFRMIWDLANALGGVPAATRAAADLGYIGKDYQVGQTGTTVRPSLYIAIGLSGAIQHQAGMSESKKIIAVNNDPDAPIFDVAHYKVCGDLNEVVPQMIKAVKEKV; this comes from the coding sequence ATGATAGAAGTAAACAGACAAGGCGAGGTTTGGGTTTTTGCCGAGCAGCATCTTGGGAAGGTTGAGGATATAGCCTTCGAACTGCTTGGAAGAGCCAGAGAGCTTGCAGACAAACTCGGAGTGAAAGTGGGGGCTGTGATAGCAGGCGACAGCATTAAATCTGTCTGCGAGGAGCTCATACAGTACGGCGCAGATAAGGTTTATACAGTTGAAAACAACCTTCTTGAACACTACCAGACCAATTCATACACTAAAGTTTTATGCGCACTGATCGAGAAGCATAAGCCCCAGATTGTCCTTTACGGAGCTTCCCCTGTAGGCAGGGACCTTGCCCCGAGGGTGGCCAGCAAGATGAAAGCAGGACTCACAGCAGACTGTACTGACCTGCAGATCGGAAACCATGAGATAAAGAAGACCGGCGAAAAGCACGAAAATCTGCTCCTCCAGATTCGTCCGGCTTTCGGCGGAAATATCATCGCAACAATTATCAACTACGACCGCTGGCCTCAGATGGCAACCGTTCGTGAAGGCGTTATGCCAATGCCCGAGCCGGATTCAAAACGCAAAGGCGAGGTGATTGACGAAAGCGTGAGCCTTTCAGCTGAAGATTTGCCGATTGAGATTATTGAGGAAGTGCGCAGGGAGAAGTCGGTTAATCTGAAGGCTTCGAGAATTATTGTAGCAGGCGGGGCAGGAGTAGGCAGCAAGGAAAACTTCCGTATGATATGGGATCTTGCAAACGCCCTCGGAGGCGTGCCCGCAGCAACAAGAGCAGCAGCGGACCTCGGATATATCGGGAAGGACTATCAGGTAGGCCAGACTGGAACTACCGTTCGCCCGAGCCTCTATATAGCTATCGGCCTGAGCGGCGCTATACAGCATCAGGCGGGTATGAGCGAATCGAAGAAGATTATCGCTGTGAACAACGACCCAGACGCACCGATATTTGACGTGGCACATTATAAGGTCTGCGGGGATCTCAACGAAGTTGTGCCGCAGATGATTAAGGCGGTTAAAGAGAAGGTTTAA
- a CDS encoding LamG domain-containing protein — MKRFLSFSLLVCFALSVHAANWWTNAEYNDWSWGNANNWGQSTVPDFSSAAVEINKSGWETRAQVSPEGDFECGSLLVGKNWGPSYLVVKGSLKAYDNVTAGNWGSDADGTIEVSQGGSFIAEKALFLGRSADTRGVLNVNSGTVEVNWSLYVPGDWSSSGGTAELNAYGGTVTADDIVIQDGGTVDVTGGTLQISGYKKSKFEQYIEDGLLTAYGGDPRGSISIVENGTYTVITASMLPEENVFNPLPADTKLLSSYTSPLTLYWQPGEFETHHDVYFGTDYEDVFAATPSSMDIYQGRFETPDSDPNLVYSYGPMSGLSLDEEYFWRVDSVNTDTSEVWKGDVWSFSTPESNLIDDFESYDEGSPVGDVWTGSPDPNSVIAENQQSIELKYNNGIAETSRVLPFSSLSFGEGEVITVSFFGELPMNAQLSTTLTDSSSNSATVHYSPSLADRANQWKGFDAKLSDFANEGVDITDVQTVTLGIDATGCGEGSIFLDDLQVYPKRCVGRYALGDFRGTDCIADLGDYSVIANDWGMTGQIVTASESEPAGLTARYKFNETEGEIVSDSSANQLDGEFKGTSMPAGAWNPESGREGGCLDLSAISSGWFQFPGEALVPERLSDPNAAGTDEVTVSLWVNGNTGARTSANNLMKFRNPSWAGGVFLPGPYQKEGNIVEFALNSDKLNWGWAGPEDWQGSWNHYAFVKNADLGEMFIYRNGEMMARQAYFPLTPIDVTNWELIPGWSGRIDDLRFYNRALSHEEILYLAKVSSVYQSVRSWADKNHDNSVDLTDLSNMFGCWIEEKLWPFED, encoded by the coding sequence ATGAAACGTTTTTTGAGTTTTTCATTGCTTGTTTGCTTTGCCTTGAGCGTTCATGCGGCCAACTGGTGGACTAATGCAGAGTACAATGACTGGTCTTGGGGCAATGCGAATAACTGGGGGCAAAGCACAGTCCCCGACTTTTCATCTGCTGCCGTGGAAATAAATAAATCCGGCTGGGAAACAAGGGCTCAAGTGAGTCCGGAAGGCGATTTCGAATGCGGAAGTTTGTTAGTCGGGAAAAACTGGGGGCCGAGTTATCTTGTAGTAAAGGGCAGCTTGAAGGCATACGACAACGTAACTGCCGGCAACTGGGGAAGCGATGCAGACGGGACTATCGAAGTCAGCCAAGGGGGTTCATTCATCGCAGAGAAAGCCCTGTTCCTTGGCCGGTCCGCCGATACAAGAGGCGTGCTGAATGTTAATTCCGGAACAGTTGAGGTAAACTGGAGTCTTTATGTCCCGGGCGACTGGAGCAGCTCGGGAGGCACCGCAGAGCTCAACGCATACGGAGGCACAGTAACAGCGGATGATATCGTCATTCAGGACGGCGGGACAGTGGATGTCACCGGAGGCACGCTTCAAATTTCAGGCTACAAAAAGAGCAAGTTCGAGCAGTATATAGAAGACGGCCTGCTCACAGCTTACGGCGGCGATCCGAGAGGGTCTATCAGCATAGTGGAAAACGGGACATACACTGTGATTACCGCTTCAATGCTGCCTGAGGAGAATGTATTCAATCCTCTTCCTGCTGATACCAAACTGCTTTCCAGCTACACCTCACCGTTAACCCTTTACTGGCAGCCGGGAGAATTCGAAACACATCACGACGTTTACTTCGGAACAGACTACGAAGACGTATTTGCGGCCACCCCTTCAAGTATGGACATTTATCAGGGAAGATTCGAAACTCCAGACTCAGACCCAAATCTTGTTTATTCTTACGGGCCTATGTCCGGCCTGAGCCTTGATGAAGAATACTTCTGGAGAGTGGATTCAGTGAACACTGACACCTCTGAAGTTTGGAAGGGGGATGTATGGAGCTTCAGCACTCCTGAATCAAATCTTATCGATGACTTCGAGAGCTACGACGAGGGCTCGCCCGTGGGAGATGTATGGACTGGCAGCCCAGACCCTAATTCTGTAATTGCAGAAAACCAGCAGTCAATTGAGCTGAAGTACAATAACGGCATCGCTGAGACATCCAGAGTTCTGCCTTTCAGCAGCCTTTCCTTCGGAGAGGGTGAAGTGATAACTGTAAGCTTCTTTGGCGAGCTGCCTATGAACGCTCAGCTTTCAACAACTCTAACAGACAGCAGCTCCAACTCAGCAACAGTTCATTACAGCCCATCGCTCGCAGACAGGGCAAATCAGTGGAAAGGATTTGATGCAAAGCTCTCTGACTTTGCAAATGAAGGCGTTGATATCACAGATGTTCAAACCGTTACTCTCGGTATTGATGCCACCGGATGCGGCGAGGGAAGCATATTCCTTGATGACCTGCAAGTTTACCCCAAACGCTGCGTTGGCAGATACGCCCTTGGAGATTTCCGCGGGACAGACTGCATCGCAGACCTTGGCGATTATTCAGTAATTGCTAACGACTGGGGAATGACAGGGCAGATCGTAACAGCTTCTGAAAGCGAGCCGGCAGGTCTTACAGCAAGATACAAGTTTAACGAAACAGAAGGCGAAATCGTTTCTGATTCCTCAGCAAATCAGCTAGACGGAGAATTCAAAGGCACAAGTATGCCAGCTGGTGCTTGGAACCCGGAAAGCGGCCGGGAAGGGGGCTGTTTGGATCTTTCTGCAATTTCAAGCGGATGGTTCCAATTCCCCGGAGAGGCATTAGTTCCCGAAAGACTCTCAGACCCAAACGCTGCAGGAACAGATGAAGTTACTGTTTCGCTCTGGGTAAACGGGAATACAGGAGCCCGGACATCGGCCAATAATCTTATGAAGTTCAGGAATCCGAGCTGGGCAGGCGGGGTTTTTCTGCCTGGGCCTTATCAGAAGGAAGGTAATATAGTTGAGTTTGCCCTGAACTCCGACAAGCTCAATTGGGGCTGGGCAGGCCCTGAAGACTGGCAGGGAAGCTGGAATCATTATGCCTTTGTGAAAAATGCTGATCTTGGCGAGATGTTTATATACAGAAACGGCGAGATGATGGCAAGGCAGGCCTACTTCCCGCTGACCCCGATTGATGTTACAAACTGGGAGCTTATTCCCGGCTGGAGCGGCAGGATAGATGATCTGAGATTCTATAACCGGGCGCTGAGCCATGAGGAAATTCTGTATCTTGCAAAAGTGAGCTCGGTATATCAGTCTGTTCGTTCTTGGGCGGATAAAAACCACGACAATTCAGTTGACCTGACAGATTTGAGCAATATGTTCGGCTGCTGGATTGAAGAAAAACTCTGGCCGTTTGAAGACTGA
- a CDS encoding electron transfer flavoprotein subunit beta/FixA family protein: protein MAYKCIVLIKQVPDTSRITGEAMNEDGTVNRGALPAIFNPEDLNALELALEIKEKYGGSVTAVTMGLPSASEVLREALFMGADDAVLVTDRRCAASDTLATSYILTRAAEKIGCDLVLCGRQAIDGDTAQVGPQMAEKLDMPQITYVEEVHELTPSRIVCRRNMGNGWQRTACKLPVLLTVTDQANEPRIGAARRIMKYKNAKTPAEISKEGGSDEDIREMKNKGLLIGQLNLDDVQADLQWCGRDGSPTKVHRIMSVVLTAKESKEVDSSAQGINDMVHELIEDHTIG, encoded by the coding sequence GTGGCTTATAAGTGCATAGTTCTTATTAAGCAAGTCCCTGATACCAGCCGTATCACGGGCGAAGCGATGAACGAGGACGGAACGGTCAACCGCGGGGCGCTTCCGGCTATCTTCAATCCTGAAGACCTCAACGCCCTTGAGCTTGCCCTTGAGATAAAGGAAAAATACGGCGGATCAGTTACCGCTGTAACGATGGGCCTGCCCTCGGCATCAGAGGTTCTGCGAGAGGCTCTGTTTATGGGTGCTGATGATGCGGTTCTGGTTACCGACCGGCGCTGCGCTGCGAGCGATACCCTCGCTACCAGCTACATACTCACAAGAGCTGCTGAAAAAATCGGCTGCGACCTCGTGCTCTGCGGAAGGCAGGCAATAGACGGAGATACTGCGCAAGTTGGGCCTCAGATGGCCGAAAAGCTTGATATGCCGCAGATAACTTATGTAGAAGAGGTTCACGAGCTCACCCCGAGCAGGATTGTATGCAGGCGAAATATGGGCAACGGCTGGCAGAGAACAGCCTGCAAGCTGCCCGTTCTTCTTACCGTTACCGATCAGGCAAATGAGCCGAGAATAGGCGCTGCAAGAAGGATAATGAAGTATAAGAATGCCAAGACACCTGCCGAGATAAGCAAAGAAGGCGGCAGCGATGAAGACATCCGCGAAATGAAGAATAAGGGGCTTCTTATCGGGCAGCTTAATTTGGATGATGTTCAGGCCGATTTGCAGTGGTGCGGCAGAGACGGGTCTCCCACCAAAGTGCATCGGATTATGAGCGTTGTGCTCACTGCCAAAGAGAGTAAAGAAGTAGATTCTTCAGCTCAGGGCATCAATGATATGGTGCACGAGCTGATAGAAGACCATACAATAGGCTGA
- a CDS encoding metallophosphoesterase: protein MKKFRKRDVPLYIVSDLHIGSGKSRDNFSCPDKLSEFHRFLNEVDKENGQIIILGDFMDLWRFSFKSIIRKHDELISRLGEMDCYLIPGNHDLSLNNPEYHGSKYPLFNNITYPFSMKIGDRDIAFWHGHEMDMLNKYIRPSFGKTLGHSVLPVEYFAKGQIFNSDVLVEGFLKFEAFVLAIWNTVVDTFIDAETGLEKISPDIIFNLLARKHNAKRIRKFEHQSSQQGKTVISAHTHQAGMFGNWYFNSGSWTTSKSDFLKIWPTGVVDVLKWDSGSQAVNNRILA from the coding sequence ATGAAAAAATTTAGAAAAAGAGATGTCCCGCTTTACATAGTCAGTGATCTTCATATCGGCTCGGGCAAGAGCAGAGACAACTTCTCCTGTCCGGATAAGCTTTCTGAATTTCACCGCTTTCTCAATGAAGTTGACAAAGAGAACGGCCAGATTATCATCCTCGGAGATTTTATGGATCTCTGGAGATTCAGCTTCAAGAGCATAATCAGAAAACACGACGAGCTGATCTCCCGCCTCGGCGAGATGGACTGCTATCTCATCCCGGGCAACCACGACCTCTCACTGAACAACCCTGAATACCACGGAAGCAAATATCCGCTGTTTAACAACATCACTTATCCGTTCTCAATGAAAATCGGCGATAGAGATATCGCCTTCTGGCACGGCCACGAGATGGATATGCTCAACAAATACATCAGACCGTCTTTCGGGAAAACGCTCGGGCATTCTGTGCTGCCGGTGGAATATTTTGCTAAAGGGCAAATTTTCAATTCAGATGTGCTTGTGGAAGGATTCTTAAAGTTTGAAGCGTTTGTGCTGGCAATATGGAATACGGTAGTGGATACGTTTATTGATGCGGAAACCGGACTGGAAAAGATCTCGCCGGATATCATTTTCAATCTCCTTGCTAGAAAACACAACGCAAAAAGAATTAGAAAATTTGAGCATCAGTCTTCACAGCAGGGCAAAACTGTGATCTCAGCACATACACATCAGGCGGGAATGTTCGGCAACTGGTATTTCAACAGCGGCTCTTGGACAACATCAAAATCTGATTTTCTGAAAATATGGCCGACAGGTGTTGTCGATGTGCTCAAATGGGACAGCGGCTCGCAGGCTGTAAACAACAGAATCCTAGCATAA